In Spirochaetota bacterium, the genomic window ACCTGTAGCGAAATTGACTTCCACCACGTACTCTCCGGCCACAGGTACTGTAAGGCAAGACCGTCGAAATCGAGCCTGTAGAGGGCGATCGCTCCGATAAATGCCCCGTTGAGAAGATAGGTATAATCCTTTATTGAAATCCACAGCAGCAGACTGTAAAGGACCATGGCGGCGAGCAAACCGGTAAAAATCCAATATATCGGCAGTTCCCGTAAGACGTGCCGTTCAAATGATTGCGGATCCCACGCATACAGGTTAAGGCTCAGCGTATTTATACCGGGATCGACGCGCAGATGATAGCGGACCGTGCCGGGGGGCTGAACCATGGGGAGCAAAAACTCCCTGAAGTTAATTGGCCGTTTTGCGAACGAAAATTCGTGACCGGTTGTCAGTATCCGATAACCGTTTTTGCCGGGGATGTAAAGATCCAAACGTTTCGTCCAGGTCTGTGCGAGATGTAACCGCCATTCGATCTCCGCGCGGGAGTCATTGCGAATGCAGAAGCGCACCCAGAAAACCGATCCGGTGTAACCGATGTTGGGCGGGTCGCCGCGCAGTCGGAAAAAACGCCCGGAAACAGCCGGTGACGTGACATCGCTGATCGTAAGCGAGCCGTCAGGATCCTCATATACTTCCATCCCCGGATAAATTGCCTTTTTATCAAAGCGCTCGCCGATCGAGATCGTTCCATCACCACAATCAAGAGAGTAAACAGCGTCTGTAGATAATAGCAGCAGGGCTAAAACGGCAAGAGTACAAACCACCAGCCTCGCCGCAAGGGCCGTCATTGAACGTTGCGTGGATATAAGGTCAGGCAGCATAGCACCCGTATGCTATCCGAATTTTACGCGAATGTCAAGGTGATTTAACGCGGGAGAAACTGTCTGTTTTAATCCTTCGTCCCGCCGCGGGACCACAACCAGAAACCTATCATCACGAACAACGCCACTCCGGGCCAGGCCCCTATTGGTTCCCGGATCAGGTGGAGGACGTTCGATTTACCCGAAAGCGCCACCGGTATTGCGAGGACGATTCCCATGACCGCCTCACCGGTTATGAATCCCGAAGCCGCCAGGATACCCGATTTGCCACCCGCCGTATCGCGGTTTTTCATTCTCTGTGCCAGCAGCGCGACAAGCCCGCCGAGCATTATTACGACGTCGAGCTCGAAAGGCAGATAAAGCCCCACCGCCACGGCGAGGACCGGCGCACGAAAGGAGGAGCCGCTTTTCTTCAAGAGCAGGTCGGCAATAATACAGGCGACCCCTATTACGGCCCCGGTCGCGATGATATTCCAGGGCAGGTTTCCGCCGAATACCCCCTCCGCCACGCTCTGCATGAGCGTGGCCTGCGGGGCGGGAAGCGATTGTGGATGAAGGGCGCTCCTGGGTCCGAATCCGTAGGCGGCATTGAGCAGGTTCAGCACCGGTCCGATGACCAGGGCGGATGCGAGCACACCGGTTATCTGCATTATCTGAAGCTTCCATGGCGTGGAACCAAGCACATATCCCGCTTTTAAATCCTGCATGTTGTCGCCCGCGATGGCGGCCGCGCATGCCACCACCGCTCCGATAAGTACCGCCGAAGCGGGCCCCACGGCCGCTCCCGTGCCGGCCAGCGCGGCAAGAAGCAGGGCCGAGCACAGAACCGTAGCGACCGTGACTCCGGAAACCGGATTGTTCGAGCTTCCGACAAGTCCGGCCATATAGCCGCCCACCGCCGAAAAAAGAAAGCCGGCGAAAACCATGAGCACCGACATGAAGGTCGTCAGTGATATTGAATGCATCTCTTTCAGGTAAATAATAAAAACGGGGACTATCATTACGGCAATTCCGAGCAGCACCCATTGAAGCGGGGTGTCCCTTTCGGTGCGCGATTTTTCCGAGGATGAACCGCCGAAACGGAATGCCTTCCAACTGTCTGAAAATACCGACGTGATTGATTGCCGAAGGCTCACCAGCGCCCACAGAC contains:
- a CDS encoding oligopeptide transporter, OPT family is translated as MRPNEDTGPYIPPETTLPEITLKGVLLGVVLAVVLAGANSYLGLFAGLTVSAAIPAAVVSMAVLGLFKRSNILENNAVQTAASAGEALACGAIFTMPALVLMGYWNTFDYWETTFIAASGGVLGVLFTIPLRRTLIVEQKLTFPEGLATAEVLKTGARGGSSIRQLLLASIAGGLFKLFGSGFSIWKETAVAAALAGGKVFIYFGVNLSPALLSVGYIVGMNIAVLIFIGGAISWWIGIPLYIAINGAPADVTAFDLGHLIWSTKIRFLGVGAMVVGGLWALVSLRQSITSVFSDSWKAFRFGGSSSEKSRTERDTPLQWVLLGIAVMIVPVFIIYLKEMHSISLTTFMSVLMVFAGFLFSAVGGYMAGLVGSSNNPVSGVTVATVLCSALLLAALAGTGAAVGPASAVLIGAVVACAAAIAGDNMQDLKAGYVLGSTPWKLQIMQITGVLASALVIGPVLNLLNAAYGFGPRSALHPQSLPAPQATLMQSVAEGVFGGNLPWNIIATGAVIGVACIIADLLLKKSGSSFRAPVLAVAVGLYLPFELDVVIMLGGLVALLAQRMKNRDTAGGKSGILAASGFITGEAVMGIVLAIPVALSGKSNVLHLIREPIGAWPGVALFVMIGFWLWSRGGTKD